In Halobacteriovorax marinus SJ, the following proteins share a genomic window:
- a CDS encoding phosphoenolpyruvate synthase: MLLINKDTTESFAKKQAGGKGYNLYLLARKGVNVPNFSVIPAYLFENFVERNGLREAINEALEKASFKEAAKQIEEIILKGVFTANEKETIELLIKSFSSTHFSVRSSAGDEDGGEHSYAGQLSSYLYISSLSKCLESIKKCWASAFSERCLVYRKENSINLDRILVSVVIQEMIDPEISGVVFTCNPVTNNTEEIMINSVYGVGEGLVSGLLEGDTFIVSKIDAKVTSREIVEKEKALKGDFENERIIEVAIDKDKAEFESLNEAQITQLCSEATKIEDMYQCAQDIEWAIYDDKIYILQTRPVTTLAATSKGILNLWDNSNIVESYGGITKPLTYGFARYVYNQVYIQFCEVLMVPQNHIKEMNFFLKNMLGLFYGRVYYNLFNWYKLTSILPGYKFNRQFMETMMGTSESLGDEIAERIKPPKFHHSFGSRVRKFLTGFKFFYFHLNIQNIVDKFLIDFHKIYDVYRKKDYYSMSADQIYDEYMGLEKDILWKWHAPIINDFLCMVHFGVYKKLTEKWLDHLGQNFHNDLLAGNGNLESAEPTKQLIRLSGVVVKTNGLRDFIFANENEFLLEALNQSEYQEFYEMVKTYLDKYGFRCMSEMKLEQKDMHLEPKLFFIFLKNIINSGQTNLEEFEKREKEIRENAEKLLSENISGFKGVIYSWSLKHARKAVMNRENTRFCRTRIYGVVRSMFYAMGENFAKSGIIAKDEDIFFLDLEELKGAFEGTNSIQNLKEVIKTRKAQYELYEDSEPDSRFMTRGPVYWKNNHFPPPVVVDQNIELKENEMLGLGCCPGIVEGVVKVILSPEDNLELNGEILVTHRTDPGWIPLYPSASALLVERGGLLSHSAIVAREMGLPTIVSVKGLTKRLETGMRIRINGESGLIEILE, translated from the coding sequence ATGCTTTTAATTAACAAAGACACGACAGAGAGTTTTGCTAAGAAACAGGCCGGTGGAAAGGGATATAACCTCTACTTATTGGCGAGAAAGGGAGTCAATGTTCCCAACTTTTCAGTAATACCCGCTTATCTATTTGAAAACTTTGTCGAGAGAAATGGATTAAGAGAAGCTATTAATGAAGCATTGGAAAAGGCTTCTTTTAAAGAAGCTGCAAAGCAGATAGAAGAGATTATCTTAAAAGGTGTCTTTACTGCGAATGAGAAGGAAACTATTGAACTTTTAATTAAGTCGTTCTCATCAACTCATTTCTCAGTGAGATCAAGTGCTGGTGATGAAGACGGTGGTGAGCACTCTTATGCAGGACAATTATCTTCTTATTTATATATCTCCTCTCTATCAAAGTGTTTAGAGTCTATAAAGAAGTGTTGGGCTTCTGCGTTTTCTGAGAGATGTCTCGTCTATAGAAAAGAAAACTCAATCAATCTAGATAGAATTCTTGTTTCTGTCGTCATCCAGGAGATGATTGATCCTGAAATTAGTGGAGTCGTTTTTACCTGTAACCCCGTTACAAATAATACGGAAGAAATAATGATCAACTCCGTTTACGGAGTGGGCGAGGGACTTGTATCGGGATTATTAGAAGGCGATACATTTATAGTTTCAAAGATAGATGCAAAAGTAACTAGTAGAGAGATTGTTGAAAAAGAGAAGGCTCTCAAAGGGGACTTTGAAAATGAAAGAATTATTGAAGTTGCAATTGATAAGGATAAGGCCGAGTTTGAATCACTGAATGAAGCTCAGATAACTCAATTATGTTCTGAGGCCACAAAAATAGAGGATATGTATCAATGTGCTCAGGATATTGAATGGGCAATTTATGATGATAAAATCTATATCCTTCAGACTAGGCCTGTAACAACTCTTGCAGCGACTAGTAAAGGAATCTTAAATCTATGGGATAATTCAAATATTGTAGAAAGTTATGGAGGTATTACCAAACCATTAACTTATGGTTTTGCTAGATATGTTTATAATCAAGTCTATATTCAATTCTGTGAAGTACTGATGGTGCCTCAGAATCATATTAAAGAGATGAACTTCTTTTTAAAGAATATGCTTGGTCTATTTTATGGACGTGTTTATTACAATCTCTTCAATTGGTATAAGCTCACAAGTATTCTTCCTGGCTATAAGTTTAATAGACAATTTATGGAAACAATGATGGGAACAAGTGAATCTCTAGGGGATGAAATTGCAGAGAGAATTAAGCCTCCTAAGTTTCACCACTCCTTTGGGTCGCGAGTTAGAAAGTTTTTAACAGGATTTAAGTTCTTTTACTTTCATTTAAATATTCAAAATATTGTAGATAAATTTCTCATAGATTTTCACAAGATCTATGATGTCTATAGAAAGAAAGATTATTACTCAATGAGTGCGGATCAAATATATGATGAGTATATGGGACTTGAAAAGGATATCCTTTGGAAGTGGCACGCTCCAATTATAAATGACTTTCTCTGTATGGTTCACTTCGGTGTTTATAAGAAGCTAACAGAAAAGTGGCTTGATCACCTAGGGCAAAACTTCCACAACGACCTCTTGGCCGGTAATGGAAATCTTGAATCAGCAGAGCCAACGAAGCAATTGATTAGGCTCTCTGGAGTTGTCGTAAAGACAAATGGTCTTAGAGACTTTATTTTTGCAAATGAGAATGAGTTCTTATTAGAGGCCCTCAACCAATCTGAATATCAAGAGTTTTACGAAATGGTGAAGACTTACTTAGATAAGTATGGATTCCGTTGTATGAGTGAAATGAAGCTCGAACAAAAAGATATGCACCTAGAGCCAAAGCTTTTCTTTATATTTCTAAAAAATATTATTAACTCTGGACAGACAAACTTAGAGGAGTTTGAAAAGAGAGAAAAAGAGATTCGAGAGAATGCTGAGAAACTTCTGAGTGAGAATATCTCAGGCTTTAAAGGAGTGATATACTCGTGGTCTTTAAAGCACGCGCGAAAAGCTGTGATGAATAGAGAGAATACGCGCTTTTGTAGAACAAGAATTTACGGAGTGGTTCGCTCGATGTTCTATGCTATGGGTGAGAATTTTGCGAAGAGTGGAATTATTGCTAAAGATGAAGATATCTTCTTCCTCGATCTTGAGGAACTAAAAGGTGCCTTTGAGGGAACAAACTCAATTCAGAATCTAAAAGAAGTGATTAAAACGCGAAAGGCCCAGTATGAACTCTATGAGGATAGTGAACCAGATAGTCGATTTATGACAAGAGGACCTGTTTATTGGAAGAATAATCACTTCCCACCTCCGGTTGTTGTGGATCAAAATATTGAGCTTAAAGAGAATGAGATGCTGGGACTTGGCTGTTGTCCAGGAATTGTTGAGGGAGTGGTGAAAGTGATTCTCTCTCCTGAAGATAATCTGGAGTTAAACGGAGAGATTCTTGTCACTCATAGAACAGATCCAGGCTGGATTCCTCTCTATCCTTCTGCAAGTGCATTACTTGTGGAGAGAGGAGGGCTTCTATCTCACTCTGCAATTGTTGCTAGAGAGATGGGGCTTCCAACTATTGTTTCGGTCAAAGGACTTACAAAAAGGCTTGAGACAGGAATGAGAATTAGAATCAATGGAGAGAGTGGTCTGATTGAGATCTTGGAATAA